Proteins from a single region of Pseudorasbora parva isolate DD20220531a chromosome 22, ASM2467924v1, whole genome shotgun sequence:
- the si:ch211-1a19.2 gene encoding Ig lambda chain C region, with protein MNLNVKALSMIIIISFLLLRLASGEKDEMNQMFSRGLRLVVEVPRGRVDHLVTPKVHVLLPVGVHKQSSERLTLVCLITGLQSKAVRITWKVNGAAGLKKHASSPQVHREPGGTFSAVGLYSVLAHKWSCEDTYRCEVAYKGPFYYEKVESPLCSPSEGL; from the exons ATGAATCTGAATGTAAAGGCACTGAGTATGATTATCATCATCTCTTTTCTTCTGTTACG CCTTGCCTCGGGCGAGAAGGACGAGATGAACCAGATGTTTAGCAGAGGACTTCGGCTCGTTGTGGAGG TTCCACGTGGCCGTGTCGATCACCTGGTGACTCCGAAAGTGCATGTTCTTCTGCCTGTTGGAGTGCATAAGCAAAGCTCAGAGAGACTGACGCTTGTGTGTCTCATCACTGGGTTACAGTCTAAAGCGGTGAGGATCACATGGAAGGTGAACGGAGCAGCGGGCCTCAAAAAACACGCCAGCTCTCCACAAGTGCACAGAGAGCCTGGAGGTACGTTCTCTGCTGTGGGACTGTACTCGGTTCTTGCTCATAAATGGAGCTGTGAGGATACGTACAGGTGTGAGGTGGCATACAAAGGACCGTTTTACTATGAGAAGGTCGAGTCGCCTCTCTGCAGTCCTTCTGAGGGGCTGTAA
- the sid1 gene encoding secreted immunoglobulin domain 1, whose product MVSQQNIAQSITLPPPACLLLIVHPGAMCSPGLFWKSSLNVSVEQGQNVTLSCPLITKSSKGVLSWYKQTPGQGPQLILSYNVTNTSLVRYSTGLDQSRYAISTREGLNLRHLLQIITALRNDTGTYYCGFSDKNQTMLDI is encoded by the exons atggtttcccagcagaacattgcccaaagcatcacactgcctccgccggcatGCCTTCTTcttatagtgcatcctggtgccatgtgttccccag GCCTTTTCTGGAAGTCTTCATTGAACGTCTCTGTGGAGCAAggtcaaaatgtcacacttagCTGCCCACTGATAACCAAGAGCAGCAAGGGGGTTTTGAGCTGGTACAAACAGACTCCCGGGCAGGGGCCACAGTTGATCCTCTCCTACAATGTGACCAACACTTCACTGGTGCGCTACAGCACGGGACTGGACCAGAGCAGATATGCCATCTCAACCAGGGAAGGGTTAAACCTCCGTCACCTCTTGCAAATCATCACAGCTTTACGAAATGACACTGGCACTTATTATTGCGGGTTTTCAGACAAAAACCAGACAATGCTCGACATTTAA